One genomic segment of Ipomoea triloba cultivar NCNSP0323 chromosome 9, ASM357664v1 includes these proteins:
- the LOC116030159 gene encoding uncharacterized protein LOC116030159 has translation MKLKVVCRKVYDYVRYDLKEIAFPSSLPDPPHIKKRRELTWKERFLVLKEASRLYAASWVRDIGPELRPNDYKKKQYTECMTHEQNGTTKEKEPSTLEDLAVAARGGMETLRPALQRVYMTRASAYRDALKSFIEGYQEGIQQVTEKKEETNKSREEKGCT, from the exons ATGAAGTTGAAGGTGGTTTGCCGGAAAGTATACGATTATGTCCGATATGACCTGAAGGAAATTGCATTCCCTTCATCTTTACCTGACCCTCCTCATATCAAAAAGCGTAGGGAATTAACTTGGAAGGAGCGCTTCCTT GTGTTGAAGGAAGCATCCAGACTTTATGCTGCAAGCTGGGTAAGGGACATTGGCCCTGAACTCCGACCGAATGACTATAAAAAGAAGCAATATACTGAATGCATGACTCATGAACAAAATGGTACAACTAAGGAGAAGGAACCTTCGACATTGGAGGACCTAG CTGTGGCTGCAAGAGGTGGAATGGAAACTCTTAGGCCCGCACTGCAGCGGGTTTATATGACAAGAGCATCAGCATACAGAGATGCCCTCAAAAGCTTTATTGAAGGATATCAAGAAGGTATTCAACAGGTCacggagaagaaagaagaaactaaTAAATCTCGAGAAGAAAAAGGATGTACATAA